Within Candidatus Flexicrinis affinis, the genomic segment AGCACTGCCGCGACGATCGCCGCCAACAGCACAAACAGCAGGATCCAGCGCCCCCACCAGCGCTTTGGCGCCGGCTCAGGTGCTGGCCGTGCGCTGCGCTTTGGGCGAGTCTCTGGCGGCAGAACCTGCTCGTCGTCGTCATCGAGCGGCGGCATGACCGACGGCGTCAGAATCAAATCGTCCTCGTCGCGCAGGGTCGGTACCGGCTCGCTGGTCGGTGGCGCGGGGAATTCCGGCGCGTTCTCGGTGACCGTATACCAGTGCCGGTACAACGGATACGCCGGATGCCGGTCGATGAACATGGCGCGGAACAGTTCGCTGAAGCGTTCGAGGCGCGCGCTGCGGCGCACCCGCGTGTCGGTAAATACGGCGAGGAACTTCTCGTAGGTGTCGCGCCATTGGATGAGCTTCGCCGCGGTCAGGTCGCCGACCTGCTTGGTGCTAATGTCGACGATCTTGTGGTGTGCATCGCGCACGGTATCTGGCGGGACGTCGGGCATCTTCTCGATGGTCTGGCGCATGGCGCGCATCTGGACGGTGAGTTCGGCCGCGGCCCGGATGAGGTTTTCCAGCCACGCACGGTACGCCGGCGCGACGACGCCGTGCGCCGTTTCCGCCTCTTGAAGCTGCTTGATCGCCGACTCGATGCGTCCGCCCGCGACGCGGAACTCGCCGTCGCCCCAATCGCGCAGGGCCGCCTCGACATCGCGCAAGCTGCCGACCAGCGACAGCAGACTCTTGTTCAACGGGCTTTCATCGATGGTCCGCCGCACGCGCTCGATGTGGGGGAGCGCCTGCGCGCCGGACAGCTTGTTGGTCTCGTCGCTGATCCGGATCAGCTCGCGCTTGCGGTCGACAAACTCCTCAAGCGAGCGTGTCAGCGGATGGCGTGCGCCGGCCTCGCCGAACGCGCGCATCGCCGCCTCGCGGTAGAACTCGTAGCTGGCGAACTGCCCTTCGTGGGCTTGTATCGTCGCGTTGAGCAGATAGTCGAACGCCAGTACGCGGGTCGATGCCGTGCTGTGCCGCGCGAAGATTTCGACCAGCGCCCGGCTCATCGACTTGAGATAGGCTTCCCTGCTGGGCATCTGCGCGTCGAAGTCCTGCTTCAACTCCGCTTGGTCGGGTTCGTATTCGTTCACCAGCAGGTCGAGCACCTGCTTGCTGCGGATGGCGCTGGCAGCGCCGCCGCGCTCGACCCACTCACGGGCCAGCTTCGACAGGCTGTGCAGCTTGGAAGCCGCGGCGCGCTCGCGTTCGTCATGTGCGATCTGGAGCGCATCCTCACCCAAGCGTTCGGCGTCGACCAACCGCCCTCGGTCGAATGCTTCCCACCCGTCCGCAAGCGTGCGGCCCAACCCGCCGTACAGCGCGTGGCGTTCGACATAGCGCGTATTCTCGACCACGCTGCGCAGGTGACTGAGCCACCCGGACAGCGTCGGGCTGAGCATCGAGACGTTGTCGATGGCCTGCGTCAGCGCGTTGACCGCTTCGCCGCGGTTGCCGACGATCGACGACGCGGCGAAGTCCTTCCACTTGGACTGCGCCGACTTGATCCCGGCCAGCATGCTGTCGAGCGTGTCGTCGAACAGCACCTGCCGGTACGGATCGAGTTCGGCCTGCGTTTGCGTCAGCCAGCCGTCGATATCGGCGCCGTCGGGCGTCGGCGTATACGTCTGGTACGTCTGCAGGCGTTGATACATGCCCGCCAACAGGTGTTCGATTTCGTCCCACGCCGGGTTGGTCGGGTCGATGGCACGGCTGGCTTGCACCGCGTCGCGCGCGTCGACCGGGCTGGTCACCGCCTGCCGCCCAATAACGTGCATACAGTCGGCCAGCGCCATTGCCGCGTTGGTCGCGCGGTCGAGCGCACCGAGTGGAAGCTGTGCGTCGGTCAAGCTGTTCTTGACTGTGAGCGTTGTCAGCGGCGCCTGAAGCGCGGTCAGTCGATCCACGACGTCGCGGAAGCGATCGCGCAGTTCGGCGACCTGCGTATCGGGCTCCATGCTGTCGAGCGTCGTGCGCACTTCGGACAACACGCGCCGCGGCTCGCCCACGCTCACGCCTGCGCTGCCCAACGCCGACAGAGCAAGTTCAAGCCGGTACAGGTTCGGCCTCAGGAGCTGAACTTCCGGCACGTGCGCCGAAATCCGCTCGGCGATCAGCCACTGCGCTTTGCGCGACGCGGCGTCCTCGCTGTCCGCCGCGACCAACAGATAGCCCGCCGCGGCGAACTTGCCGTCGAACAGCAAGTCCAACCCGTCGAGAATCCCGGTGCCGGGCGCGCGCCCGGGCGCCATGTCATGCAGAATCTGCGCCGAGTCGATCAACACGTTAACGCGCAGCAACCAATCGCCGCTGGCGCGCTGCGCCAACTCGCTGAACAACTCGATCGCGCGCGGGTAGTTGCCGCCTTCCATGTAGATTCGCGCAGCATCCAGCCCGGCCGCGAGGTCGAGGGCTTGCAGGCGCGAGTCGATATCCGCGCGGATTTGCTTGGCGGCCGGGAATCCGGGGTCCATCGCCAGCGCGCTCTCCAGCGTCTGGTTGAGCGCGATAAGGTCGTTCTTACTCAAGTTGCTCTTGAGCCGGTCGCGGCAGCGTGCCAGCACCGAGTCACGCTCGCGCTCCAACGGCTGACGATATTCGGTTAAGGCCCGCTGCATTTCGATCAGGTACTGATAGCGGCGCGCGGTACGGGGATGCAGCGCCCGCCCGATGATCGCCCGCAAGCGCGGCTGGATGCGCGGGTCGTCCTCCTTGAAGTCGGGCGACCACTCGTCGGGGGCGTCGCGCGGGACTTCCGGCCGTCCGCCGCCGGTCACGATAAAATACAGCAGTTCGCCGACTTGATAGATGTCGCTCTGCTTGCTGATGCCCTGCCCGGTCACCTCGTCGCCTTGCAGGAATACCGCATTGCCCCAGTCGATGACCTTGAGCCGGTAGGTGTCGCGGTTCCAGAACAGGTGCTTGGCGTCGACGTCGTTGTAGACGATGTCCTTGCTGTGCGCGGTGTACAGCAGATCGAGCAGGCGGTCGGCGATGACCAGCATCTCCAGCTCGGGAAGCCGGTCGCCTTGCTGAGACAACCGCAGCACCTCGTCAGCGACGATGATGCCGTCGGCACGTTCGACCACGATGTACTGGTGCGCCTGCCCGCCGACGATGTACTGCCCCTCGGCGACCAGTTCGGTCAATACGGGATGGCCGGCCAAACGCGTCAGCGCCCGCCGTTCGTTGGCGATACTCACTTCTTGAGCCGCACGAATCGGGGGCGCATCGCCCGGGGCCGGGCGCTTGATGACAACCGGACGATCTCCGTTCGCCGTATCCACCGCCCGCAGCGTTTCACCGCTGCGCCCCCGCGGATAGATCAGGTCGTACCGGAATCGACCGTCAAAAAGGCTTTCCGCCATGAAAGAAACTCTCCTGTTTGCCCCGGTGGCGCGCACCGACAGGCATCAGGCCCCTATTGTACCGACAGAACTCGCGCTCGCAATCAACGGTGTGCCAGCCGCCGTCCGTGCTAAAATGGGGCGTCAAGGCACCCTGAATAGAGGTATTACCGCGCGTGGCCCAGCGCCCCACCAACGGCGGCCGGAAACCCCCGGCAGCCCCCGCCGAACCCACCCCGCCTCCGATGAGCCGGCGTGAAAAGCTCGAACAGTTCCGCGTCTCGCCTGAGTTTTGGGACACGGTGTTCGACAACATCCCGCCGTGGACACCGGAAGTGATCGCCGTCGTGTTGATCATGTTCGGCCTTGTGTCGTTCATGGCGCTGGCCGACGTGTCTGGCAGTGCGGCGATGGCGCGGGCGTGGGGCGGCGCGCTGACGTCGTTGTTCGGCTACGGCGCGATTCTCGTGTGCTTGGGCATCTTCATGCTCGGTGTTTGGATCTTGCTGCCGCGCATCGGGGTCCACGTCAAACTCGGGATCCATCGCATCCTCGCCATCGAACTGGCTTTTTTCGCCATCCTCGCGATGCTGCATCTGGCGGTCGGCGATACGGAGTTCCGCGCGGTGGCGCGTGCCGGTCAGGGAGGCGGTGCGATCGGCGGGGCGCTGAGCAGTGTCGTGACCGGCATGATCGGCAGCGCAGCGGCTGGCCTTGTGTTCGCTATCATTCTGGGGACGGCGGGCGCGGTGGCGCTCGGCTTTCGCCGCGAGCACTTTACCCGCGGCCTCCAGCGTGTCGGCCGTGCCTTGAGCCGCTTCCGCGACCGTACCGACTTGCGCTATCGCTATGCTGTCAATCAGCGCCGGGTGAAAGCGATCGTCGGGCAGGGGCGCAGCCCGACCTCGAGCATCATGCGCATCAAACCCAATCCGGAGCACATCCGACCGTCGCTGCGGGACGCGCAGCTTCCTCCGCTGGGGCTTGAAGAGTCGAAGATTGCGACGCTAACCGCCGAGGAACAAGCGCTGTTCAGCCGGCCCGAAAAAGCGGGCATCGACCCGTCGAGCATCGGCACGCTGCTGAAAGAGGTCAGCGCCGAAGGCTATCCACTTGTGCAGCGCCCGGATGGACGCGTGCGTCGCTACTTCACTGTCGAGGGTATCAAGGAACAGCGCAAACCGATCAAGCGCGACGCAGCCCTGCCTTCCATCACGCTGCTGAACGAGGGTGAACTGGTGGTGCCGGACGACGAGGAAATCAACAAGAATGTCGTCCTGATCGAAAACACGCTGCTTGAGTTCGATATCGACGTTGACATCGTTAACGTGCGCGTCGGGCCAACGGTGACGCAGTACGCGGTGCGCCCGTACGTCGAGGCCAAGGACGACCTCGGCGCGACCACGCTGCACCGCACGCGGTTGAGCAAGATCGCCGCGCTGACCAACGACCTGTCGCTGTCGCTGGCCGCCAAACGCCTGCGCCTCGAAACGCCCGTACCCGGGCAGAACTATCTCGGCATCGAGGTCCCGAATCGCATGCCGAGCCTCGTCACGCTGCGGTCGGTATACGAGAGCAAGGCGTTTGCCGATGCCTACGCCAAGCGCAAGACCCCGCTGATGGTGCCGCTGGGGCGCGACGTCACCGGCCAGCCCATCGGAATCGACATCGCCACCTGCCCGCACCTGCTCGTCGCCGGCACGACCGGGTCGGGCAAGTCGGTGTTCATGGCCGCGACGATCACGGCGTTGACGCTCGACAACACGCCCGAGCAGCTGCGTATGGTGCTGCTCGACCCGAAAATGGTCGAACTCAGCCGGTTCAATACGCTTCCGCACTTGATCGGCCCAGTCGAGACCGACATCGAGCGCATCGTGGCGGCGCTGAAGTGGTGCGTGACCGAAATGGAGCGCCGCTACAAACTGCTCGAAGAGGCCGGTGCACGCCACATCGAGGCGTTCAACGCGAAGATGGGGCCGCGCCGGCGCAAGGATCAACTGCCGTACATCGTCATCATGGTGGACGAGGTCGGCGACTTGATGATGAGCCGCGGCGAGGAGACCGAAGCGGCCATCGCCCGCCTTGCGCAGATGGCACGCGCGGTCGGTATGCACCTCGTGATCGCCACGCAGCGGCCCAGCGTCGACGTCTTGACCGGCTTGATTAAGGCCAACTTCCCGTCGCGCATCGCATTCGCGGTGGCGTCCGGCGTCGACAGCCGCGTGATCCTCGACACCGGCGGCGCAGACACGCTGTTGGGAAAGGGCGACATGCTGTACCTCGCCGGCGACGCGGCGGGCCCGCAGCGTATTCAGGGCTGCCTCGTCAGCGACGACGAAGTGCGCGAGATCGTCCGCCACTGGCGGGTGTGGAAACAGGACGCCATCGACTCCGGCAGGCTCCCGCGCGAGTCATCGGTGCCGTGGGAGCGCAGCCTGACCTATCGCGAGTTCCTCGCCCAAACCGACCCGCTGCTCGAAGACGCGATCAGGCTTGTGGTCGAGGAACAGGAAGCGTCCGCCTCGCAGATTCAACGCAAGCTCGATCTGGGCTATCCGCGCGCGGCACGCATCCTCGACCTGTTGGTTGAACTCGGCATCGTCGGCGAAACGATCAACGGCGGGCGAAGCCGCAAGGTGCTCATCCCCAAGGGCAAAGACCCGTTTAAGGATCTGATCGACGAACGCATGGGCAAATCCTAGCTGCCCTGATATTCGGCGCGGTTGCGGGTTACGTCCGTTACTGCCGTTCACGCCTTGATGGTGCCACACTGAGATCATGGTGGAGTCTGCCTGTCACTCAGTGAGGTCGGCCATGGATGATTGCGTTGTCCAAGTTCGTGAGTTCACCAAGAAGTACGGCACGTTTACAGCGGTGAACTCGATTACGTTCGACGTGGGAAGGGGCGAGGTCTTTGGTCTGCTTGGCCCCAACGGAGCTGGCAAGACCACAACGCTCGAATGTTTGGAAGGCCTGCGTCAACCCGACGCCGGCATTCTGCGCATCATGGGCCTCGACCCTGCACATGACGCCGCCCGCCTGCGCGATTTGACCGGCGTCCAGCTTCAGTCGTCGGCCATGCCGGAGAACATCACCGTGCGCGAGGCGATGCGCTTCTTCTGCGCGTATCACGGCGTCGCGCCGCGCTTCGACCTGATCGAGCGCTTCGGCCTCAGCGCCAAGTTCGATACGCAGTTCAGCATGCTCTCTACCGGGCAAAAACGGCGGCTTGCACTGGCGCTGGCGATCGCGCATCGTCCACAAGTGCTGTTCCTCGACGAGCCGACCGCGGGCCTCGATGTCTCGTCGCGCGTTGAACTGCACGACATCATCCACGAACTTAACAGCGACGGCACGACTATCATCCTGTCGTCGCACGACATGGCCGAGGTCGAGAAGCTGGTCGATCGCGTGGCGATTCTGCTGCGTGGCACGATTGCGGCTATCGGTTCGCCGTACGACTTGACCGCGACCGGCGCCGGCTTGACCAAAATCACCGTGCAGTCCGAGGGCGACAGCCTGAGCGACGGCCACGCGTTCCCCGGCGTTCAACAGCATTCCATCGTCGATCATCATCTGGTGTATTTCAGCACAGCGCCGGCCAAAACGGTGGCGGCGTTGCTTGAACATCTGGCGCAGCACGACGATGCGCTGATCGACCTGCGCGTCGAGCGGCCCTCGCTGGAAGAACGGTTCCTTGAGATCACCCGGGCAGACCACGCCGCGAAACCGGAGGTGACCCGGTGAGCGCCTTTGCGATTCATCTCAACTTCGAGTTCCGCAGCGGCATCCGCAATCGGTCGCTGCTCTTGCTTTACTACCTTTTTCCGCTGGGCTTCTACCTGATGGCGAGTATGCTGATGACCGGCCTCAACCCGGACTTCCGCGCTACCCTCATCCCGGCGATGGTGCTGTTCACCGTACTGACCAGCACGTTCCTCGGCCTGCCCGACCCGATCGTGAACGCGCGCGACGCCGGCATTTATCGCAGCTACAAGATTCACGGCGTCCCGCAGCTTTCGATCCTGATCATCCCGGTGCTGACGACGATCCTGCACACCACTATCGTGTCGGCCATCATCGTGCTTACCGCGCCGCTGTTGTTCGACGCCGTCATGCCCGGCAACCTGCTCAGCTTTGCGCTCGGCTACCTGATGGCGGCCTTCGCATGCGCGTCGCTCGGCTTGCTGATCGGCGTGATCGCGCCCAACAGCCGCGCGACGATCCTGCTCGGGCAAGCCTTCTTCCTGCCGTCGATGATGATCGGCGGCTTGATGTTCCCGGCCCACCTGCTGCCTGCTACCTTGTCGAAGGTCTCGTTCTTGCTGCCGACCACGCACGCCATGAACGTCATCAACGGCTGGGCCCCTGACGGCATCGTCACGCTGAACCCGTACGTCTCGGCCGCTGCGCTGTTTGCGGCAGGGGCGCTGGCGCTCGGAATCGCGATTTACCTGTTCAGTTGGGACAACCAGAATCGCGCACCGCGAAACCGCGCACTCGCGCTGATTCCGCTTATCCCGTTTGTGCTGGCGCTGGCAGTCTCGTACCTGTAGGGAGACCGCGGGTACGCACGTCATAGGTTCGCTGCACTGTACCAAAGGAGAGACCGCAATGACTCACGCACCACCGCAACTCGGCATGAAGGCTGTCCTCAACACCGATTTCGCGCACGCGCTGGAGGCCGTCACCGCCGCGCTGAAGGCCGAAGGGTTTGGCGTGCTGACCGAGATCGACGTGCAGGCCACGTTCAAGAACAAGCTTAACGTCGACTTCCGGCCCTATCGCATCCTCGGCGCGTGCAACCCGACGTTGGCCCATCGTGCGCTGACGGCCACCGGCGAGGTCGGCCTGCTGCTGCCGTGCAACGTCACCGTCACGCAGCTTGGCGCGGAGGAAGTCGAGGTCTCAATCGTCGACCCGACCGCCATGATGGACATCATGCAGCACCCCGACCTCGACGCGATCTCGGTCGAAGCCCGCGAGAAGCTGCAGCGGGTGGCAAACGCCCTGCGCTCGGCCTAACATCAGCACAGCGGGCGGCGGGCCCGGGGGGGGGGGGGGGGGGGGGGGGGGGGGGGGGGGGGGGGGGGGGGGGGGGGGGGGGGGGGGGGGGGGGGGGGGGGGGGGGGGGGGGGGGGGGGGGGGGGGGGGGGATCGCCGCCCACCACCCGGACACGGTCGCTTACTGTGCCGACGTAGCCGTGTAATTTGGCGTCCGGTTCCCTCAACCGGGCGCCGGTCGGGGCGTGTGGGCCTTTTCGCCTATTGCCCGGTTTCGCAATCTCTCATAAAACTGACCGCAACCTTTCTTCGATTCCTCCGTCGGTATGGGTGGACGGGCTGAAATTGCCCAGCCATATATCGCATCCTACCGAAGAAGGAAAACAGCAGTGAACGCAAAACGTATTCTCGTACTCATGATCGTCCTGATCAGCCTTGTTGCGCTGTCCGTATCGTCGGCAAGTGCGCAGTCCAGCGGCGTAACCGGTTGGTTCGAAGGCGAAATCGAGAGCCTCTATGGCAAATACGCCGTGATCTCCGGCCTCGTCGTGAAGGTCAACAAGGCCGGGCTGGATGACGATATCGACCGGCTGCGGGTCGGGCTGGGAGTCAAAGTCGACTACAACTTGCGCGATGGCGTGTTCCGCGCGACGTACATCGATGACGATGACGACCCGCTCGATGGCGTCGGCCTGCTCAGCGGCATGATCACCGATAAGAACCATAAGCGCATCATCGTCGGCGGCGCAAAGTTCAAGACCAAGTTTGCGACCGTCGAAGGCGACGCGGATTACTACGTCGGCGGCCGCGTGAAAGTCGAATTCTATACATCCAACGGCAAGCTGTTCGCCTACAACATCGACGACGATTAACGATCCGGCACATCATGCGCCCGGCGGTTTCGGCTGTCGGGCGCTTCCCTTGAATTTGACTGGAGTTCGACATGGAGATCAATATGGCCCGGCAGCAGCGCGTCCTCGTTATCAGCGGAACGGCCATCGTGTGCCTCACGGCATCCAATACGTCACATGATCCGGCAGACAATGGATGGGATCGGATGGTCGGATACGAAGGACACGCAGAGCCAGTGTCCGTCGCGCTGGACTTCTACTCCAACGGCCAGCGTGTGACGGCCCTCGACCTGATCCCGAACGGGCACGTCGTGACGGTCTCGGTAACGCCGATCGAAAGCGGCTTTCTGGACGTAGATAACCGGGTGACGTTCGACCTGCGCGTCGTTCAGCACGAACGCCGCCCCGGACTGCACATCCTCAATGCGCGCAAGCACGGCGCGCTGGCGCGACTGGCGCGCTGAGCGCGATTACCGCAAGCGGATCGCCAGCACGGGCGGGAATTCGGGAAACTCCGTCCAGCTCAGGCGCCGGCTTCCGATCGAGCCTTCGGCGAAGGCCGGCTCTTCGATGCGGTCGATCATCCAGCCGGCCTCGCACGCTGTATTGACCAGCACGTGCAGCGGACGGTGGAAGTACGGATGCGAGGCGGGCTCACCCACAGCCCCGAGGCCTTCTTCCGCAACTTCGGTGAGGTACGACGACAACTGCAGCGACTTGCTGTAGACGATCTCGCCGTCGCGTTCGCTGCGCTCCTCGATGAACGCGGTTCCGACCATATTGAAGGCCGGATGCGACGTCGTGATGACGAAGCGTCCGCCCGGCTTGACGAGGCGGCGCAGCGCGCGCATCAGGGGGCTGATGTCGGCGATGTCCTGAATGGCCATGTTGCACACGGCGGCATCGAAACGCCCGACTCCCAGTCCCAACAGCGCCGACTCGTCGGTCGCGTCGACCACTTTGTAGGTGACATTGGCGCTGGTCGTGCGTGCTTTCGCCCGTTCGATGAGCGCCGCGCTGAAGTCGGTGGCGACCACGGCGGCCCCGAGTTCGGCGAGGCGGCGTGAAAACACGCCGTTGCCGCACGCCAGATCGAGCACGACCTCGCCGGTCTTGACATCCAGCAGCCGCTCAGCGGACGGGCTGATCAACTCCTTGTGGAATTGATTGCCGTCATAGCCGTGCAGCATATCCCAGAACTCAGCTTTAGCGTCCCACTGTTCACGTGCGCGCCGGTTCAGTTCACGCGTGTTCATTCGTCGTGCTCCTGAGTTCACTCAATACGGGGTGTTCGGGGCGCCCTGCCGCCCGATACACAGCGGCGTCGACATCCAGCAGGTCGTCGCCCCAGATCACTTGCTGGCCGATCTGCACGATGG encodes:
- a CDS encoding ABC transporter ATP-binding protein, with the protein product MDDCVVQVREFTKKYGTFTAVNSITFDVGRGEVFGLLGPNGAGKTTTLECLEGLRQPDAGILRIMGLDPAHDAARLRDLTGVQLQSSAMPENITVREAMRFFCAYHGVAPRFDLIERFGLSAKFDTQFSMLSTGQKRRLALALAIAHRPQVLFLDEPTAGLDVSSRVELHDIIHELNSDGTTIILSSHDMAEVEKLVDRVAILLRGTIAAIGSPYDLTATGAGLTKITVQSEGDSLSDGHAFPGVQQHSIVDHHLVYFSTAPAKTVAALLEHLAQHDDALIDLRVERPSLEERFLEITRADHAAKPEVTR
- a CDS encoding DUF302 domain-containing protein codes for the protein MKAVLNTDFAHALEAVTAALKAEGFGVLTEIDVQATFKNKLNVDFRPYRILGACNPTLAHRALTATGEVGLLLPCNVTVTQLGAEEVEVSIVDPTAMMDIMQHPDLDAISVEAREKLQRVANALRSA
- a CDS encoding DNA translocase FtsK; protein product: MAQRPTNGGRKPPAAPAEPTPPPMSRREKLEQFRVSPEFWDTVFDNIPPWTPEVIAVVLIMFGLVSFMALADVSGSAAMARAWGGALTSLFGYGAILVCLGIFMLGVWILLPRIGVHVKLGIHRILAIELAFFAILAMLHLAVGDTEFRAVARAGQGGGAIGGALSSVVTGMIGSAAAGLVFAIILGTAGAVALGFRREHFTRGLQRVGRALSRFRDRTDLRYRYAVNQRRVKAIVGQGRSPTSSIMRIKPNPEHIRPSLRDAQLPPLGLEESKIATLTAEEQALFSRPEKAGIDPSSIGTLLKEVSAEGYPLVQRPDGRVRRYFTVEGIKEQRKPIKRDAALPSITLLNEGELVVPDDEEINKNVVLIENTLLEFDIDVDIVNVRVGPTVTQYAVRPYVEAKDDLGATTLHRTRLSKIAALTNDLSLSLAAKRLRLETPVPGQNYLGIEVPNRMPSLVTLRSVYESKAFADAYAKRKTPLMVPLGRDVTGQPIGIDIATCPHLLVAGTTGSGKSVFMAATITALTLDNTPEQLRMVLLDPKMVELSRFNTLPHLIGPVETDIERIVAALKWCVTEMERRYKLLEEAGARHIEAFNAKMGPRRRKDQLPYIVIMVDEVGDLMMSRGEETEAAIARLAQMARAVGMHLVIATQRPSVDVLTGLIKANFPSRIAFAVASGVDSRVILDTGGADTLLGKGDMLYLAGDAAGPQRIQGCLVSDDEVREIVRHWRVWKQDAIDSGRLPRESSVPWERSLTYREFLAQTDPLLEDAIRLVVEEQEASASQIQRKLDLGYPRAARILDLLVELGIVGETINGGRSRKVLIPKGKDPFKDLIDERMGKS
- a CDS encoding class I SAM-dependent methyltransferase, whose amino-acid sequence is MNTRELNRRAREQWDAKAEFWDMLHGYDGNQFHKELISPSAERLLDVKTGEVVLDLACGNGVFSRRLAELGAAVVATDFSAALIERAKARTTSANVTYKVVDATDESALLGLGVGRFDAAVCNMAIQDIADISPLMRALRRLVKPGGRFVITTSHPAFNMVGTAFIEERSERDGEIVYSKSLQLSSYLTEVAEEGLGAVGEPASHPYFHRPLHVLVNTACEAGWMIDRIEEPAFAEGSIGSRRLSWTEFPEFPPVLAIRLR
- a CDS encoding ABC transporter permease is translated as MSAFAIHLNFEFRSGIRNRSLLLLYYLFPLGFYLMASMLMTGLNPDFRATLIPAMVLFTVLTSTFLGLPDPIVNARDAGIYRSYKIHGVPQLSILIIPVLTTILHTTIVSAIIVLTAPLLFDAVMPGNLLSFALGYLMAAFACASLGLLIGVIAPNSRATILLGQAFFLPSMMIGGLMFPAHLLPATLSKVSFLLPTTHAMNVINGWAPDGIVTLNPYVSAAALFAAGALALGIAIYLFSWDNQNRAPRNRALALIPLIPFVLALAVSYL